A genomic window from Flavobacterium hankyongi includes:
- a CDS encoding ABC transporter permease, with the protein MMHKFLMSVYKEILLLKRDFGGLVILFVMPLVLIVTITLIQDSTFKAVSDAKIPVLLVDNDQGDISKTVKQNLNESGSFEIVTEIDAKKITEDIAKDAVFKGKYQLAIVIPEKLSSDLQLKVNQNVNKILSNFGMEDSTKVASVNKEILPKEVKLYFDPATQLTFKNGVKSAIDKMISQIENKSIYATFQDQLGEGDAPIFDQKSFISFKEIVPKIDNKEIVPNSVQHNVPAWTLFAIFFVVVPLSINIVKEKSQGTLIRLITNPVPYAIVILGKTATYLIICMIQFWLMVAVGVYLFPYLGLPILDIEGRMLLMSTVALFSGLAAIGFGILLGTIAKTQEQSAPFGATSVVILAAIGGVWVPVFAMPKIMQYASHISPMNWGLNAFYDVLLRSGGFVEILPEIFLLLLFFIITTTIAIGYDKKKRAV; encoded by the coding sequence ATGATGCATAAGTTTTTAATGTCGGTTTATAAAGAAATTCTTTTACTTAAAAGAGATTTTGGTGGGTTGGTCATTTTGTTTGTAATGCCTTTGGTACTTATTGTAACTATTACATTAATACAAGACAGTACTTTCAAAGCTGTTTCCGATGCTAAAATTCCTGTTTTATTAGTAGATAATGACCAGGGTGATATTTCGAAAACGGTAAAGCAAAATTTAAACGAAAGTGGTTCTTTTGAAATTGTTACCGAAATTGATGCTAAAAAAATTACTGAAGACATAGCCAAAGATGCTGTTTTTAAAGGGAAATATCAATTAGCAATAGTTATCCCTGAAAAATTAAGTTCCGATTTACAATTAAAAGTGAATCAAAATGTAAACAAGATTTTGAGTAATTTCGGAATGGAAGACAGCACAAAAGTGGCTTCTGTAAACAAAGAAATACTTCCAAAAGAAGTAAAACTATACTTTGACCCAGCTACTCAATTGACTTTTAAAAATGGTGTGAAAAGTGCTATCGATAAAATGATTTCTCAAATCGAAAATAAATCGATTTATGCAACTTTTCAAGACCAATTAGGAGAAGGAGATGCTCCAATTTTCGATCAAAAAAGCTTTATTTCATTCAAAGAAATTGTTCCTAAAATAGATAATAAAGAAATCGTTCCCAATTCGGTACAACACAACGTACCAGCTTGGACATTGTTTGCCATATTTTTTGTTGTGGTGCCATTATCTATCAATATAGTAAAAGAAAAAAGCCAAGGAACATTAATACGATTAATTACGAATCCAGTTCCCTATGCTATAGTTATTTTAGGTAAAACAGCTACCTATTTAATTATATGTATGATACAATTTTGGCTGATGGTTGCTGTTGGTGTTTATCTTTTCCCATATTTAGGATTACCTATTTTGGATATTGAGGGTAGAATGCTTTTAATGAGTACAGTAGCTTTATTCTCTGGCCTTGCAGCTATTGGTTTTGGAATATTGTTAGGTACAATTGCAAAAACACAAGAACAATCAGCGCCTTTTGGGGCAACATCAGTGGTTATTTTAGCGGCAATAGGAGGCGTTTGGGTTCCGGTTTTTGCCATGCCTAAAATCATGCAATATGCTTCACATATTTCTCCTATGAACTGGGGGCTAAATGCTTTTTATGATGTGTTGTTACGTAGCGGAGGTTTTGTCGAAATTCTGCCGGAAATATTTTTATTACTTTTGTTTTTTATAATTACAACGACTATTGCTATAGGTTATGATAAGAAAAAAAGAGCAGTATAA
- a CDS encoding beta-ketoacyl-ACP synthase III, producing the protein MFEVYITKSGKFLPNKPVSNDEMESFLGLINNTASKARRIILRNNGIVTRYYALDQNGMPTHTNAELANNAIKELYDDTFTAKDVELLSCGTSTPDNLLPSHAAMVHGLMKNQSVELNSSSGVCNAGMNALKFGYLSVKSGNTNNAVCTGSERVSTWMKAEKFENEIVNLKNLEEQPIIAFKKDFLRWMLSDGAAAFLLENKPKGENPLKIEWMEAFSYAHELEACMYAGGDKQEDGSIKPWSDYNASEWLTESVFSIKQDVKILDQHILEKGALSMKEAMDKNNITVDDITYFLPHVSSHYFVQGLYRNLAEKGIEVPMEKWFMNLKNVGNVGSASIYLMLEELMNSGKLKKGDKILLSVPESGRFSYAYAYLTVC; encoded by the coding sequence ATGTTTGAAGTTTACATAACAAAATCAGGAAAGTTTTTGCCTAATAAGCCTGTTTCAAATGATGAAATGGAGTCTTTTCTTGGTTTAATTAATAATACGGCATCTAAAGCCAGAAGAATAATTTTACGTAATAATGGAATTGTTACTCGTTACTATGCTTTAGATCAAAATGGAATGCCTACACATACTAATGCAGAACTTGCAAATAATGCTATTAAAGAGCTTTATGATGATACGTTCACTGCAAAAGATGTAGAGTTGTTGTCTTGTGGTACTTCAACTCCAGATAATCTATTGCCATCACACGCTGCAATGGTACATGGATTGATGAAAAACCAATCGGTAGAACTTAATTCATCATCAGGAGTATGTAATGCAGGGATGAATGCCTTGAAATTTGGTTATCTATCAGTCAAGTCAGGGAATACAAACAACGCGGTTTGTACAGGTTCAGAGAGAGTTTCGACTTGGATGAAAGCTGAAAAATTTGAAAACGAAATTGTTAATCTAAAGAATTTAGAAGAGCAACCAATTATTGCTTTCAAAAAAGATTTTTTACGTTGGATGTTGTCTGATGGAGCCGCTGCATTTTTACTTGAAAATAAGCCAAAAGGAGAAAATCCATTAAAAATAGAATGGATGGAAGCTTTTTCATACGCCCATGAGTTAGAAGCTTGTATGTATGCTGGTGGAGATAAGCAAGAAGACGGAAGTATTAAGCCATGGAGTGATTATAATGCTAGTGAATGGCTTACAGAATCTGTTTTTTCTATCAAGCAAGATGTGAAAATATTAGATCAGCATATTCTTGAAAAAGGTGCTTTGAGTATGAAAGAGGCGATGGATAAAAATAATATCACTGTAGATGATATTACTTATTTCTTACCACACGTTTCTTCTCATTATTTTGTACAGGGATTATATAGAAACCTTGCCGAAAAAGGAATTGAGGTTCCTATGGAAAAATGGTTTATGAACTTGAAGAACGTTGGAAACGTTGGATCTGCTTCAATTTATTTAATGCTTGAAGAATTAATGAATTCAGGAAAACTTAAAAAAGGAGATAAAATATTATTATCTGTTCCTGAAAGTGGAAGATTCTCTTACGCGTATGCTTATTTAACTGTTTGCTAA
- a CDS encoding acyl carrier protein encodes MSKEEIIEIVNGFLVDEFEVDGDTISPEANLKDTLGLDSLDYVDLVVIIESNFGVKLGEADFVGVDTFQKFYDLIENKIIAKG; translated from the coding sequence ATGAGCAAAGAAGAGATTATCGAAATTGTAAACGGTTTTTTGGTTGACGAATTTGAGGTGGATGGTGATACAATTTCGCCTGAGGCTAATTTAAAAGATACATTAGGTTTAGATAGTTTAGACTATGTTGACTTGGTGGTAATTATTGAATCAAATTTTGGAGTAAAACTTGGTGAAGCTGATTTTGTTGGCGTTGATACATTTCAAAAGTTTTATGATTTAATTGAAAATAAAATCATAGCAAAAGGCTAA
- a CDS encoding four helix bundle protein — MSSELKLRTKQFSISIFEIVDLLPNKTSVKVVSYQLAKSGSSVGANYREACRARSNKEFIAKMNIVLEEADETLF; from the coding sequence ATGAGTTCAGAACTAAAACTTAGAACAAAACAGTTTTCAATTTCTATTTTTGAAATAGTAGATTTATTACCAAACAAAACTTCAGTTAAAGTTGTAAGTTATCAATTGGCCAAATCAGGTAGTTCTGTTGGAGCAAATTACAGAGAAGCTTGTAGAGCAAGAAGTAATAAAGAGTTTATTGCTAAAATGAATATAGTTTTAGAAGAAGCTGATGAAACGTTATTTTGA
- a CDS encoding lipid A biosynthesis acyltransferase, whose product MSEWDGKSKGSLLGYKIFVYCIKKLGIKAAYSVLIFVAFYYFIFEKRSNRAIFYYFNKRLGYSYLKSIWSVYKSYFVFGQTIIDKTAISAGLRDKFTYEFDGVELLKKLLAEKKGGVLISAHVGNFEIAEHFFGEIDLDFQINLVTTDMEHSVIKEYLESVTKKSSIKFIIVREDLSHIFEINNALANNELICFTGDRYFEGTKTLTEELLGQETNFPAGPFLIASRLKVPVLFVYVMKEANLHYHLYARESDAKHRDEKGLLKAYTSSVEKMLLRYPLQWFNYFDFWNSLNKK is encoded by the coding sequence ATGAGTGAGTGGGACGGAAAATCGAAAGGTTCGCTCCTCGGATATAAAATTTTTGTATACTGTATAAAAAAGCTCGGAATCAAAGCAGCTTATTCTGTCTTGATTTTTGTAGCTTTTTATTATTTTATATTTGAGAAGCGCTCTAATAGAGCAATCTTTTATTATTTTAATAAAAGATTAGGTTACTCGTACCTAAAATCTATCTGGTCGGTTTATAAAAGTTACTTTGTTTTTGGACAAACAATTATTGATAAAACGGCAATTTCTGCTGGACTTCGAGATAAATTCACTTATGAGTTTGATGGAGTAGAATTACTTAAGAAACTTTTAGCTGAGAAAAAGGGTGGTGTTTTAATTAGTGCACATGTTGGGAACTTTGAAATTGCTGAACATTTTTTTGGAGAAATCGATTTGGATTTTCAAATCAATTTAGTGACAACAGACATGGAACATTCTGTGATTAAAGAATACCTAGAAAGTGTCACTAAAAAATCCTCAATAAAATTTATTATTGTTAGAGAAGATTTATCTCATATTTTCGAAATCAACAATGCCTTGGCAAACAACGAATTGATTTGTTTTACAGGAGATAGGTATTTTGAAGGTACAAAAACATTAACAGAAGAGTTGTTAGGGCAAGAAACAAATTTCCCAGCAGGGCCATTTCTAATTGCATCACGTTTAAAAGTACCCGTTTTATTTGTGTATGTTATGAAAGAGGCAAACTTGCATTATCATTTATATGCGCGTGAGTCTGATGCAAAACATAGGGATGAAAAAGGGTTATTGAAGGCATACACTTCTAGTGTAGAAAAAATGCTTTTGAGATATCCATTGCAATGGTTTAATTATTTCGATTTTTGGAATTCTTTAAATAAAAAGTAA
- a CDS encoding dialkylrecorsinol condensing enzyme DarA produces MKNVLVLYYTQSGQLEEIVRNLSTPLLSSSDINLTFCDISLEKPFPFPWEKAAFFDAFPESFLHIPSKVLPPSDEVLNKKYDLIILGYQVWYLSPSIPVNSFLQSEYAKTLFNETPVVTVIGARNMWVMAQEKMKGILKNLNAKLVGNIALVDRHINHVSVITIVNWMFSGKKEQSGFLPKAGVSDEEINGASKFGEVILNHLKNDSFEYLQENLLEKDAVEIRPFLIEMDKKANKMFKKWANLIIKRPNSRPKLLKGFNVYLLVAIWLISPIVYILHLLKYPLVFNKIKKEKAYYRGV; encoded by the coding sequence ATGAAAAATGTTCTAGTACTATATTACACGCAATCAGGACAGTTGGAAGAAATTGTTAGAAATCTTTCTACCCCTTTATTATCGAGTTCAGATATTAATCTTACGTTTTGTGATATTAGTCTAGAGAAACCTTTTCCATTTCCTTGGGAAAAAGCTGCTTTTTTTGATGCTTTTCCAGAATCTTTTTTACACATACCATCAAAAGTTCTTCCTCCATCAGATGAGGTTTTGAATAAAAAATATGATTTGATAATTTTAGGTTACCAAGTCTGGTATTTGTCACCATCTATTCCAGTAAATTCATTTTTACAAAGCGAATATGCTAAAACACTTTTTAACGAAACTCCTGTTGTAACAGTTATTGGAGCTAGAAATATGTGGGTTATGGCGCAGGAAAAGATGAAAGGGATTTTGAAAAATCTTAATGCTAAACTAGTAGGAAATATTGCTCTTGTTGACCGACACATAAATCATGTCAGCGTTATAACGATTGTGAATTGGATGTTTTCTGGGAAAAAAGAACAGTCTGGTTTTTTACCAAAAGCAGGTGTTTCAGATGAAGAAATAAATGGAGCATCAAAATTTGGTGAAGTTATCTTAAATCACCTAAAAAATGATTCTTTTGAGTATCTTCAAGAAAATTTGTTAGAAAAGGATGCTGTCGAAATAAGGCCGTTTTTAATAGAAATGGACAAAAAGGCAAACAAAATGTTTAAAAAATGGGCTAATTTGATCATTAAAAGACCAAATTCACGCCCAAAATTACTAAAGGGATTTAATGTTTATTTATTGGTTGCAATCTGGTTAATTTCACCAATTGTATATATATTGCACCTTTTAAAATATCCATTGGTTTTCAATAAAATCAAAAAAGAAAAAGCCTACTATAGAGGAGTTTAA
- a CDS encoding 3-oxoacyl-ACP synthase, with protein MEFNSYISASCIIEDNSVFLSGENQFVLEDATFSEFSKAVYKKFEIEYPKFFKMDNLSKLAFLSAELLLKDMANSNEEENDIALVFANRSSSLDTDVKYQESIASKENYFPSPAVFVYTLPNICIGEISIKHNLKSENAFFVFEEFPSEFMLHYANNLLESKKAEKVLCGWTELYQEKYKAVLYLVEKNPTNTSCKEHNLESIKQLYTNTLWTL; from the coding sequence TTGGAATTTAATAGTTACATATCGGCAAGTTGTATCATCGAAGACAATAGCGTTTTCCTTTCGGGGGAAAATCAGTTTGTTTTGGAGGATGCTACTTTCTCAGAATTTTCAAAAGCAGTGTACAAGAAATTTGAGATAGAGTATCCCAAATTTTTTAAAATGGACAATTTGAGTAAATTAGCCTTTTTATCTGCGGAATTACTTTTGAAAGATATGGCAAATTCTAATGAAGAAGAAAACGACATCGCTTTAGTTTTTGCCAATCGTTCGTCAAGTTTGGATACAGATGTGAAATATCAGGAATCAATAGCAAGCAAAGAAAATTATTTTCCAAGCCCAGCGGTTTTTGTTTATACACTTCCTAATATTTGCATAGGAGAAATTAGTATCAAACACAATTTAAAATCGGAAAATGCATTTTTTGTTTTTGAAGAATTTCCTTCGGAATTTATGTTGCATTATGCCAATAATCTTCTAGAATCCAAAAAGGCAGAGAAAGTGCTTTGCGGTTGGACAGAATTATATCAAGAAAAATATAAAGCAGTGTTATATTTGGTGGAAAAGAATCCTACAAATACTTCTTGCAAAGAACATAACTTAGAATCGATAAAACAATTATATACAAATACATTATGGACGCTTTAA
- a CDS encoding acyl-CoA thioesterase, translated as MIRKKEQYNEVTELTVSKKIRVRFNETDPLGIVWHGYYITYFEDGREAFGRKHGISYLDVHRNGYTTPIVKSECEHKLSLRYGDVARIETTIVNTPAAKMIFRYKIFDANEKVVCTGETIQVFVDAKGDLVLNLPPFFEEWKRKIGLLK; from the coding sequence ATGATAAGAAAAAAAGAGCAGTATAATGAAGTAACTGAATTAACCGTATCGAAAAAAATTCGTGTACGTTTTAATGAAACCGATCCTTTAGGAATCGTGTGGCACGGCTATTATATTACTTATTTTGAAGATGGAAGAGAAGCTTTTGGCCGTAAACATGGAATATCGTATCTAGATGTTCATCGTAACGGATACACAACGCCTATTGTAAAGTCAGAATGTGAGCATAAACTCTCATTGCGTTATGGAGATGTAGCTCGTATAGAGACTACAATTGTTAATACTCCAGCGGCTAAAATGATTTTTAGATATAAGATTTTTGACGCTAACGAAAAAGTAGTTTGTACGGGAGAAACCATTCAGGTTTTTGTAGATGCCAAAGGAGATTTGGTGTTAAATTTGCCACCTTTTTTTGAAGAATGGAAACGTAAGATAGGATTGTTGAAGTAA
- a CDS encoding BtrH N-terminal domain-containing protein — METGFVHHQSAHCENGVASNLLKYHGINISEPMVFGIGSGLFFFYLPLLKVNHAPAISYRPMPGFIFNKAAKRLGIKVKRVKFSNPQSAQKALEENLKNNIPSGLQVGVYNLTYFPDEYRFHFNAHNLVVYGKKDDTFLISDPVMETVTTLTEKELEKVRFAKGALAPKGQMYYPVNIPTDLDWETAIKKGIKNTCNDMLAPVPIVGVAAMRFLARSIRKWPVKKGVKVANHYLAQMVRMQEEIGTGGGGFRFIYAAFLQEAAVILKNDSLKELSTEMTTIGDLWRDFAVNAARVYKNRSNQTDVYNSLADELVHISNLEEAFFKKLKKAI; from the coding sequence ATGGAGACGGGTTTTGTTCATCATCAATCAGCACACTGTGAAAACGGAGTTGCTTCAAATTTATTAAAATACCACGGAATTAATATTAGTGAACCAATGGTTTTCGGTATTGGTTCTGGATTATTCTTTTTTTACCTACCATTATTAAAAGTCAATCATGCCCCGGCAATTAGTTATAGACCAATGCCTGGATTCATTTTCAACAAAGCTGCAAAAAGATTAGGGATTAAGGTTAAAAGAGTTAAATTCTCAAATCCACAATCGGCTCAAAAAGCATTAGAAGAAAATTTAAAAAATAATATACCATCAGGATTACAGGTTGGAGTGTATAATCTTACCTATTTTCCAGATGAATATCGTTTCCATTTTAACGCCCATAATTTAGTAGTTTATGGGAAAAAAGACGACACTTTCTTAATTAGTGATCCAGTTATGGAAACGGTTACTACACTTACTGAAAAGGAGTTGGAAAAAGTACGTTTTGCTAAAGGAGCTTTGGCGCCTAAAGGGCAAATGTACTACCCAGTTAATATTCCTACCGATTTAGATTGGGAAACTGCAATTAAAAAAGGAATCAAAAATACTTGTAATGATATGTTGGCTCCAGTGCCTATTGTAGGTGTTGCTGCTATGCGATTTCTTGCAAGAAGCATCCGTAAATGGCCAGTTAAAAAAGGTGTGAAAGTGGCTAATCATTATTTGGCACAAATGGTTCGTATGCAGGAGGAAATTGGTACAGGTGGTGGTGGATTCCGTTTTATTTATGCTGCATTTTTGCAAGAAGCAGCTGTAATATTAAAGAATGATTCATTAAAAGAGCTTTCTACAGAAATGACTACAATTGGTGATTTATGGAGAGATTTTGCTGTAAATGCTGCTAGAGTATATAAAAACAGAAGCAATCAAACGGATGTTTATAATAGTCTTGCAGATGAATTGGTTCATATTTCAAACTTAGAAGAAGCTTTTTTTAAGAAATTAAAAAAAGCAATTTAA
- a CDS encoding beta-ketoacyl synthase N-terminal-like domain-containing protein, translating to MKKSVYITASNCITPLGFDVVSNWEALQKNISGIKKHQDVGQLESFYASVVDQEALELAFDKVESGNNFTKLEKMMILALQPLVKGNKITKKIAFIFSSTKGNISLLEDEKISVESAQLALLAKKISTYFGFETEPIVVSNACVSGILAVSVAKRMIQSGLYDDAFVVAGDEVSEFVLSGFNSFQAMSTEPCMPYDANRTGVTLGEAVAAVYITADEAQVEPNSFKIIGDGAVNDANHISGPSRTGEGLFRSIESALKEAKIDKNKIKYISAHGTATLYNDEMEAIAFNRLGLQEVPVNSMKGYYGHTLGASGLLETVLAMESAKQNRLIISKGYSNLGVSQSINVITENQEVEIDYFLKTASGFGGCNTAVLFEKVK from the coding sequence ATGAAGAAAAGCGTTTACATTACAGCGAGTAATTGCATAACACCTTTGGGTTTTGATGTGGTTTCCAATTGGGAAGCGCTTCAAAAAAACATTTCAGGTATTAAAAAGCATCAGGATGTTGGTCAATTGGAGTCGTTTTATGCTTCAGTTGTAGATCAAGAAGCATTAGAATTGGCTTTTGACAAGGTAGAAAGTGGTAACAATTTTACCAAACTCGAGAAAATGATGATACTGGCTTTACAGCCTTTGGTGAAAGGAAATAAAATCACTAAAAAAATAGCCTTTATTTTTTCGAGTACTAAAGGAAATATTAGTCTTTTGGAAGATGAAAAGATTTCTGTCGAAAGTGCTCAATTAGCTCTGTTAGCTAAGAAAATAAGCACTTATTTTGGATTTGAAACGGAGCCGATTGTGGTTTCAAACGCTTGTGTTTCTGGAATTTTAGCAGTTTCGGTTGCCAAACGAATGATTCAATCAGGTCTTTACGATGATGCTTTTGTGGTAGCAGGAGATGAAGTTTCAGAATTTGTGCTTTCGGGATTCAATTCCTTTCAGGCAATGAGTACAGAACCTTGTATGCCTTACGATGCGAATCGCACAGGAGTAACGCTTGGAGAAGCTGTTGCCGCGGTTTATATTACTGCTGATGAAGCTCAAGTTGAACCAAATAGTTTTAAAATTATTGGTGACGGAGCGGTAAATGATGCAAATCATATTTCAGGGCCATCGAGAACAGGTGAAGGTTTGTTTAGAAGTATAGAAAGTGCTTTGAAAGAAGCAAAAATAGATAAAAATAAAATAAAATATATATCTGCACACGGAACTGCTACTTTGTACAATGACGAAATGGAAGCTATTGCTTTTAATCGTTTAGGGTTGCAAGAAGTGCCCGTGAATAGTATGAAAGGCTATTATGGTCATACGCTTGGGGCTTCTGGATTATTGGAAACCGTTTTGGCGATGGAAAGTGCCAAGCAAAATCGTTTGATTATCTCTAAAGGGTATTCTAATTTAGGGGTAAGTCAGTCTATTAATGTAATTACTGAAAATCAAGAAGTCGAGATAGATTATTTTCTGAAGACAGCTTCAGGTTTTGGAGGTTGCAATACGGCAGTACTATTTGAAAAAGTGAAATAA
- a CDS encoding ABC transporter ATP-binding protein yields the protein MGVPIIHINELYKKYKDSEDFSVQNLNLQIEEKEIFGLLGPNGAGKTTLISMLCGLIKPTSGKFTIDSLSYDKNATQIKKTIGVVPQEYALYPTLTARENLRYFGSMYGLKGKELCQKVDAALEHLGLLKFADKKVETFSGGMKRRVNLIAGILHNPKVLFLDEPTVGVDVQSKNVIIEYLKELNAGGTSIIYTSHHLTEAQDFCTHIAIIDRGTIYAQGTPEGLIAQTENAHNLEDVFISLTGKELRDDA from the coding sequence ATGGGAGTGCCAATAATTCATATTAATGAGCTTTATAAAAAGTATAAAGATTCCGAAGATTTTTCTGTTCAGAATTTAAATTTACAAATTGAAGAAAAAGAAATCTTTGGTTTGTTGGGGCCAAACGGAGCTGGAAAAACGACTTTAATCTCTATGCTATGTGGTTTAATTAAACCTACTTCAGGAAAATTTACCATAGATTCACTTTCATACGATAAAAACGCTACACAAATCAAAAAGACGATTGGAGTTGTACCACAGGAATATGCTTTGTATCCTACTTTAACGGCTCGCGAAAACCTTCGTTATTTCGGTAGTATGTATGGTTTAAAAGGAAAAGAACTTTGCCAAAAGGTAGATGCTGCTTTGGAGCATTTAGGTCTCTTAAAGTTTGCTGATAAAAAGGTGGAAACTTTCTCAGGAGGTATGAAACGCCGAGTGAATTTAATCGCTGGAATACTTCATAATCCAAAGGTTTTATTTTTAGATGAACCTACTGTTGGTGTCGATGTACAATCTAAAAATGTAATAATAGAATATCTGAAAGAATTAAATGCAGGAGGAACTTCAATTATATATACTTCTCATCATTTAACCGAAGCACAAGACTTTTGTACTCATATTGCTATTATAGATAGAGGGACAATTTATGCGCAAGGAACTCCTGAAGGATTAATTGCACAAACAGAAAATGCTCATAATCTTGAAGATGTGTTTATTTCATTAACTGGTAAAGAATTACGTGATGATGCATAA
- a CDS encoding ABC transporter permease translates to MQTYENTIEIQNFLPHRAPMLMVDLILELNEQNVKTIFEIKSDNLFVGDNHFAETGLIENAAQTCSAIVGQTFFLDENNDVKDDVEVIGFISGIKKITIHKLPKVGEVIRTEATLSSRFDSDNYCICTMECKTFVEEEILFETEINLFIQEK, encoded by the coding sequence ATGCAGACTTACGAAAATACCATAGAGATTCAAAACTTTTTGCCCCATAGAGCACCAATGCTTATGGTTGATTTGATTTTGGAACTTAATGAGCAAAATGTTAAAACAATTTTCGAAATAAAAAGCGATAACTTATTTGTTGGAGATAATCATTTTGCTGAAACAGGACTTATCGAAAATGCTGCACAAACGTGTTCAGCAATCGTGGGTCAAACATTTTTTCTAGATGAAAATAATGATGTAAAAGATGACGTTGAAGTCATTGGTTTTATTAGCGGAATAAAAAAGATTACTATTCATAAACTTCCAAAAGTTGGAGAAGTAATTAGAACTGAAGCGACTTTAAGTTCACGTTTTGATTCTGATAATTACTGTATTTGTACAATGGAATGTAAAACTTTTGTAGAAGAAGAAATTCTGTTCGAAACAGAAATCAATTTATTCATTCAAGAAAAGTAA
- a CDS encoding phosphopantetheine-binding protein codes for MDALKQELKSKIIEVLNLEDIAVEDINNDDALFGDGLGLDSIDALELIVLLDKDYGIKLTDPKEGKNIFQSIDTMAAYITANRTK; via the coding sequence ATGGACGCTTTAAAACAAGAATTAAAATCTAAGATCATTGAAGTTTTAAACTTAGAAGATATTGCAGTAGAAGATATTAACAATGATGATGCACTTTTCGGTGACGGTTTAGGATTGGATTCTATTGATGCTTTAGAATTAATCGTATTGTTAGACAAAGACTATGGTATCAAATTGACAGATCCAAAAGAAGGAAAAAACATTTTCCAGTCAATCGATACAATGGCTGCTTATATCACTGCAAACAGAACTAAATAA